From a region of the Sulfuriferula plumbiphila genome:
- a CDS encoding carboxysome peptide A, whose translation MKICQVEKTLVSTNRIKDLGHRPLLVVREKVGGPRQVAVDAVGCVAGDWVICVGSSAAREAAGSKDYPSDLTIVGIIDHWSEG comes from the coding sequence ATGAAGATTTGCCAAGTAGAGAAAACGCTGGTTTCGACCAATCGCATCAAGGATTTGGGGCACCGTCCGCTGCTCGTCGTGCGGGAAAAAGTGGGCGGCCCGCGTCAGGTAGCCGTCGATGCAGTGGGGTGTGTAGCGGGAGACTGGGTGATCTGCGTGGGGTCGTCGGCCGCGCGTGAAGCGGCGGGCAGCAAGGATTATCCGAGTGATCTGACCATAGTCGGGATTATCGACCACTGGTCGGAGGGCTGA